The Mucilaginibacter yixingensis genome window below encodes:
- a CDS encoding SDR family oxidoreductase, which translates to MKNTILITGASSGFGRAAVKLFQEQGWNVVATMRSPEKEETLRGLENVALVRLDVTNPESIREAVAEATSRFGRIDVLVNNAGYGTLGALEAATAEVIRRQLDTNLIGVIQVTQAVLPVMRAQRAGVIINVSSVGGRATFPFSSLYHATKFAVEGLTESLQYELNPLGIRLKIVEPGGYKTDFVSRSMDYFGAGGIADYQQAFDRFAGKLETWPLSENIGEVADAIFRAATDGTEQLRYPTDIHGQQLLEARQQMDDVAFKQLMITQTLD; encoded by the coding sequence ATGAAAAACACGATATTAATTACCGGCGCTTCTTCAGGGTTTGGAAGAGCAGCCGTCAAACTATTTCAAGAACAAGGCTGGAACGTGGTGGCAACAATGCGTAGCCCTGAAAAGGAAGAGACGCTTCGCGGGTTGGAAAATGTGGCCCTGGTGCGTTTGGATGTGACCAATCCGGAGAGTATTCGGGAGGCCGTAGCGGAAGCTACCAGCAGGTTTGGCCGGATAGATGTATTGGTGAATAACGCAGGTTATGGTACGCTGGGTGCACTGGAAGCGGCTACAGCAGAGGTGATTCGCCGGCAGTTGGATACCAATCTTATCGGGGTGATCCAGGTGACCCAGGCAGTGCTGCCGGTGATGCGAGCGCAACGTGCGGGTGTTATTATTAACGTATCTTCTGTTGGCGGGCGGGCCACTTTTCCGTTTTCATCTTTGTATCACGCCACTAAATTTGCGGTGGAGGGGCTAACCGAATCACTGCAATATGAGCTGAACCCCTTAGGCATCCGTTTAAAGATTGTGGAACCAGGTGGTTATAAAACTGATTTTGTGAGCCGTTCGATGGACTATTTTGGTGCCGGTGGCATTGCAGACTATCAGCAAGCTTTTGACCGCTTTGCGGGCAAGCTGGAAACCTGGCCTTTGTCTGAAAACATTGGTGAAGTGGCCGATGCGATTTTTAGAGCGGCTACAGACGGTACAGAGCAACTGCGTTATCCGACAGATATACATGGCCAGCAGTTACTTGAGGCCCGACAACAAATGGACGATGTAGCTTTTAAACAACTGATGATTACCCAAACACTCGATTAA
- a CDS encoding cupin domain-containing protein — protein sequence MEITRIASKPSVKGPADWFTGQVRIDPLFDANEARRGASATVTFEPGARTAWHTHPLGQTLIIVSGLGWVQRQGGPVEEVRPGDVVWFAPHEKHWHGASSTNGMSHIAIQENLDGKVVDWLEHVSDAQYQR from the coding sequence ATGGAAATTACCAGAATAGCCAGCAAGCCGTCGGTCAAGGGGCCGGCGGACTGGTTTACCGGCCAGGTCCGGATAGACCCTTTGTTTGATGCCAATGAGGCCCGTCGAGGTGCTTCGGCCACTGTTACCTTTGAGCCCGGCGCGCGTACCGCCTGGCATACCCACCCGCTGGGCCAGACGCTGATCATTGTATCGGGTTTAGGCTGGGTACAGCGCCAAGGTGGGCCGGTGGAAGAGGTCCGGCCGGGTGATGTAGTCTGGTTTGCACCTCATGAAAAGCATTGGCACGGGGCTTCATCCACCAATGGGATGAGCCATATCGCCATACAGGAAAATCTGGATGGAAAAGTAGTTGACTGGCTGGAACACGTCAGCGACGCACAATATCAGCGGTAA
- a CDS encoding AraC family transcriptional regulator — MTNPQEILPGMIFYAYLSAERKDKVCFWNHHTLVLMVSGQLNLVTAGQTLHVNAGEMLLVGRNQLGTLTKKPLDGEPYESMVISLQEGLLRQIALEEHIEIGRSYAGPPNIPIPSNDFLDGYFQSIKPYAHSAAGALTEEMGRLKVKEGVKLLLHALPHLRDFLFNFAQPHKIDLEHFMLSNFHFNIPLEKFAQMTGRSLAAFKRDFQQIFGMPPRRWLQEKRLTEAHRLIGQQQRPSAIYLDLGFESLAHFSRAFKQKFGVSPSLV; from the coding sequence TGCCGAAAGGAAGGACAAAGTTTGCTTCTGGAACCATCACACCCTGGTGCTGATGGTTTCGGGGCAATTAAACCTGGTTACCGCCGGGCAGACCCTGCATGTAAATGCCGGAGAAATGCTACTGGTAGGCCGCAACCAACTAGGGACGCTGACCAAAAAGCCGCTGGACGGTGAGCCTTATGAAAGCATGGTGATCTCTTTGCAGGAAGGACTGCTACGACAGATTGCGCTGGAAGAGCATATAGAAATTGGCCGCAGCTACGCCGGTCCACCCAATATACCTATCCCTTCCAATGATTTCCTCGATGGTTATTTCCAGTCCATCAAGCCCTACGCTCACAGTGCGGCTGGTGCCCTTACCGAAGAAATGGGCCGGCTGAAAGTAAAGGAAGGGGTAAAACTGCTGCTGCACGCTTTACCGCACTTGCGGGACTTCCTATTCAATTTTGCGCAGCCGCATAAGATTGACCTTGAGCATTTTATGCTGAGTAATTTTCATTTCAACATTCCACTGGAGAAGTTTGCCCAAATGACCGGACGCAGCCTGGCCGCCTTTAAGCGCGATTTTCAGCAAATTTTCGGCATGCCACCCCGCCGCTGGCTGCAGGAAAAAAGATTGACCGAGGCGCACCGCCTGATCGGGCAACAGCAACGGCCTTCAGCCATTTACCTCGACCTGGGCTTTGAAAGCCTGGCCCATTTTTCGCGCGCATTTAAACAAAAGTTCGGCGTATCCCCTTCGCTGGTTTAA
- a CDS encoding MBOAT family protein, with translation MIVNSVNFLIFFLVVFFVYYFPLKGHAKAQNIWLLLASYFFYGFAEWKMIPLLFAATVIFYGLGLAIGSNAGTKPKRSSYLTTLGVVLGLGLLLYFKYLNFFIQSFSSFFNAVGLKTHWSVFHILLPIGISFFTFKLISYVIEVHRKNMEPCRNFVDFATYIAFFPTILSGPIDRPKPFLAQLSKARGFDEDLATIGLKRILWGMFMKTCVADRLSIYGDAVFGHALHHNGVSLGFATLLYPIQMYADFAGYSEMAIGVGCLLGIKITENFKRPFFSQNIAEYWRKWHISLTGWLTDYVFMPLNVKFRDMEKWGSIFAIIITFILIGMWHGAAWTFALFGLYHGLLYIPLMLSGTFFKKKKVKKTESGLPPFNAVLKMIGTFLLVSFGLILFRSASLAEAGMVVKKIATEPGPLFFDYQTLINGLLCMLILFFKDFWDEYRSEKQLFSKGIINRYRYELTLAGYALLILFFGVLDGNQFIYFKF, from the coding sequence ATGATTGTAAATTCTGTCAATTTTCTAATATTCTTCCTGGTAGTTTTCTTCGTCTACTATTTCCCTTTAAAAGGCCATGCCAAAGCGCAAAATATCTGGCTTCTTTTGGCAAGTTATTTCTTTTACGGTTTTGCCGAGTGGAAAATGATTCCCCTGCTGTTTGCTGCTACCGTTATTTTTTATGGATTGGGACTGGCAATTGGTAGTAACGCCGGCACAAAGCCAAAAAGGTCTTCCTATCTAACCACTTTAGGCGTTGTGCTGGGCTTAGGCTTGCTGCTGTACTTTAAGTATTTAAACTTTTTCATACAATCATTCAGTAGTTTTTTTAATGCCGTTGGCTTAAAAACTCATTGGAGCGTATTTCATATTTTGCTGCCTATAGGGATCAGTTTCTTTACCTTTAAACTGATTAGTTATGTAATTGAAGTGCACCGCAAAAACATGGAGCCCTGCCGCAATTTTGTTGACTTTGCCACCTATATTGCTTTCTTTCCAACCATTCTTTCCGGCCCCATTGATCGTCCGAAACCTTTTCTGGCGCAGTTATCTAAGGCACGCGGGTTTGATGAGGACCTGGCAACCATTGGGTTAAAACGCATACTCTGGGGCATGTTTATGAAGACGTGTGTAGCAGACCGGCTGTCTATTTACGGTGATGCGGTGTTTGGTCATGCACTACACCACAATGGCGTTTCTTTAGGCTTTGCTACCTTATTGTACCCCATACAGATGTACGCTGATTTTGCGGGATACTCTGAAATGGCCATAGGCGTTGGTTGTTTACTTGGCATTAAGATCACCGAAAACTTTAAGCGTCCGTTTTTTTCACAAAACATTGCCGAGTACTGGCGCAAATGGCACATATCACTTACCGGCTGGCTAACAGATTACGTGTTTATGCCGCTTAACGTAAAGTTTAGAGATATGGAAAAATGGGGATCTATATTTGCCATCATCATTACCTTTATATTGATTGGTATGTGGCACGGTGCCGCCTGGACCTTTGCTCTGTTTGGGTTATACCACGGCTTATTATACATCCCCTTAATGCTATCGGGTACTTTTTTCAAGAAGAAGAAGGTAAAAAAGACGGAGAGCGGATTGCCGCCCTTTAATGCTGTGTTAAAGATGATTGGCACTTTCCTCCTGGTTTCGTTCGGCTTAATCCTGTTCCGGTCAGCCAGTCTTGCAGAAGCAGGCATGGTAGTCAAAAAAATTGCTACAGAGCCGGGGCCTTTATTTTTTGACTACCAGACTTTGATTAACGGTTTGCTTTGTATGCTGATTCTTTTCTTCAAAGATTTCTGGGACGAATACAGGTCCGAAAAACAGCTGTTCTCTAAAGGCATCATCAACCGTTACCGCTATGAGTTGACTTTGGCAGGATATGCCCTGTTAATTTTATTTTTCGGTGTGTTGGACGGCAATCAGTTTATCTATTTTAAATTTTAA
- a CDS encoding SDR family oxidoreductase, with product MENIQGKIIVITGASSGLGEATARHLAAAGATVVLGARRTDRIEQLAREINNQGGKALALQTDVTDAVQVKVLVDTAVKEFGRIDVLINNAGLMPQSPLDRYKIDEWDRMIDVNIKGVLYGIAAALPHMQQQKAGHIINVSSVAGHKVRAGGAVYAATKHAVRVISEGLREEVKPYGLRTTIISLGAVDTELPNSISEPDIAQGFQEFYQNYAIPADSFARVVAFAISQPAEVDVNEILYRPTQQVY from the coding sequence ATGGAAAATATACAAGGAAAAATCATTGTCATCACCGGCGCCAGCAGTGGCCTGGGGGAAGCTACGGCCCGGCACCTGGCAGCAGCAGGCGCTACCGTGGTCCTTGGCGCGCGTCGCACCGACCGCATCGAACAACTAGCCCGGGAAATCAATAACCAGGGCGGCAAAGCACTGGCGCTGCAAACCGATGTTACTGATGCGGTACAGGTCAAAGTGCTGGTTGATACCGCGGTAAAGGAATTCGGCCGCATCGATGTACTGATTAATAATGCCGGCCTGATGCCGCAATCCCCGCTTGACCGTTATAAAATTGACGAATGGGACCGCATGATTGATGTGAACATTAAAGGCGTGTTATATGGCATCGCCGCTGCTTTACCGCATATGCAACAACAAAAGGCCGGGCATATCATCAACGTATCGTCTGTAGCCGGCCATAAGGTACGTGCAGGCGGTGCGGTTTATGCGGCAACCAAGCATGCCGTACGGGTGATCTCTGAAGGTTTGCGCGAGGAAGTGAAACCCTATGGCCTGCGCACCACCATTATTTCGCTAGGTGCCGTGGATACCGAACTGCCCAACTCGATCAGTGAACCGGATATTGCACAGGGTTTCCAGGAATTTTACCAGAACTATGCGATCCCGGCAGATTCATTTGCCCGCGTGGTAGCTTTTGCGATTAGCCAGCCGGCAGAAGTCGATGTGAATGAGATCTTATACCGTCCAACCCAACAAGTATACTAA
- a CDS encoding AraC family transcriptional regulator, with product MQKPDRFHHFESISELNRFLQVPEPRHPLVSVIPDHTNFYALRPREAVVYRFGFYTISCKQLKGQLKYGRGHYDFSGGSLLFTAPNQLISTGPDAVVDEGWALFIHPDLLYGTPLAKRMQDYHFFHYEVNEALHVSDEEKALLKDCIDKIDRECRLGTDKHTQRLLVTNIELLLNYCDRFYDRQFYTRAKVNADVIQRFEQLLKAYFAEETLIDKGLPNVSYFADQLHLSPNYLADLLQRFTGKTTIEHIHLEMIDRAKDLLWGSPETVSEIAYRLGFEHPSHFARVFRAKTGHSPTSYRQLN from the coding sequence ATGCAAAAGCCGGACAGGTTTCACCATTTTGAATCGATCAGCGAACTGAACCGTTTCCTCCAGGTCCCGGAACCACGGCACCCGCTGGTGAGCGTGATTCCCGATCATACCAATTTTTATGCGCTGCGGCCGCGTGAAGCGGTAGTATACCGGTTCGGCTTTTACACTATTTCCTGCAAACAGCTGAAGGGGCAGCTAAAATATGGCCGCGGACATTATGATTTCAGCGGGGGCTCGCTGTTGTTTACTGCGCCCAACCAGTTGATCTCTACAGGCCCGGATGCCGTTGTAGACGAGGGTTGGGCACTGTTTATCCATCCTGATCTGCTTTACGGTACGCCCCTGGCCAAACGGATGCAAGATTATCATTTCTTTCATTACGAAGTGAATGAAGCGCTACACGTATCTGATGAGGAAAAAGCTTTGCTTAAAGACTGCATTGATAAGATTGACCGTGAATGCCGGCTGGGGACCGACAAACATACCCAGCGACTGCTGGTGACGAATATTGAATTGCTGCTAAACTACTGCGATCGCTTTTACGACCGGCAATTTTATACCCGCGCCAAGGTTAATGCAGATGTGATACAACGTTTTGAGCAATTGCTGAAAGCTTATTTCGCAGAGGAAACGCTGATTGATAAAGGATTGCCCAATGTTAGCTACTTTGCAGATCAGCTCCATCTGTCTCCAAATTATCTGGCAGACCTGCTGCAGCGCTTTACAGGCAAAACTACCATAGAGCATATTCACCTGGAAATGATTGACCGGGCAAAGGATCTGTTATGGGGCAGCCCGGAAACAGTCAGCGAGATTGCCTATCGGCTGGGCTTTGAGCATCCCTCACATTTTGCCCGGGTGTTTCGCGCCAAAACAGGACACTCGCCCACAAGCTACCGGCAACTGAACTGA
- a CDS encoding aldo/keto reductase codes for MEKRILGRDLEVSALGLGCMGLTFGYGPATEKEEAIRLIRKAYELGVTFFDTAEAYGPYQNEELLGEALAPFRNEVVIATKFGFKNGKVPDGLDSTPQNIRTVTEAALKRLRTDRIDLLYQHRVDPEVPMEEVAGTVKELIAEGKVKHFGLSEAGAGSIRKAHAVQPVTALQSEYSLWWREPEKEILPLLEELQIGFVPFSPLGKGFLTGAINVGTSFSENDFRNIVPRFSEENRKANQGLVDALSLIAQDKGATNAQVAIAWLLAQKPWIVPIPGTTKINRLEENMTAAHISLNQQELAAIEAALGHIQVQGERYPQHLAGRQGR; via the coding sequence ATGGAAAAGAGAATATTAGGAAGAGACCTGGAGGTTTCTGCACTGGGTTTAGGTTGTATGGGTTTAACCTTTGGCTATGGTCCGGCTACCGAAAAAGAGGAAGCCATCCGGCTGATCCGCAAGGCGTACGAACTGGGTGTTACTTTTTTTGACACCGCCGAGGCCTATGGCCCTTACCAGAATGAGGAATTACTGGGGGAAGCGCTGGCACCCTTCCGTAACGAGGTTGTTATCGCCACTAAATTTGGTTTCAAAAACGGCAAAGTGCCCGATGGGTTGGACAGCACGCCGCAGAATATCCGCACGGTGACCGAGGCCGCCTTAAAGCGTCTGCGCACCGACCGCATCGACTTGCTGTATCAGCACCGCGTGGACCCGGAGGTGCCGATGGAAGAGGTGGCCGGCACCGTCAAAGAACTGATCGCCGAAGGCAAGGTGAAACACTTTGGTTTGTCAGAAGCCGGTGCGGGTAGTATCCGTAAGGCGCACGCAGTGCAACCGGTAACCGCGCTGCAAAGTGAATACTCGTTATGGTGGCGTGAACCGGAAAAAGAGATCCTGCCGCTGCTGGAAGAACTGCAGATCGGCTTTGTGCCTTTCAGTCCGCTGGGCAAGGGGTTTCTGACCGGAGCCATCAACGTCGGTACTAGTTTTAGCGAAAATGATTTCCGTAACATCGTTCCCCGGTTTTCAGAGGAGAACCGCAAAGCCAACCAGGGCCTGGTAGACGCGTTAAGTCTCATTGCGCAGGACAAAGGTGCGACCAATGCCCAGGTAGCCATTGCCTGGCTACTGGCTCAAAAACCATGGATCGTACCGATCCCCGGCACCACGAAGATCAATCGCCTGGAAGAAAATATGACCGCTGCCCATATCTCTTTAAACCAGCAAGAGCTGGCTGCTATTGAAGCCGCACTGGGCCATATTCAGGTACAGGGCGAGCGTTATCCGCAACACCTTGCTGGCAGACAGGGGCGTTAA